The nucleotide window GTCTTTGATTTTGTATATGTTTTATGGACCCAATTAAGATGTTCACCCTATGCAACTaaaaaagttgaaaaaaaaCAAACGCAGAAGCTGCTGAGGTTGCAGAAATCTTGTCACAATATGGGGTTGAAGCATGTGAATATGGGCCTGTGGTGAATGCTCTAAGAAGGAACCCTCAAGCTTGGCTTGATTTCATGATGAAGTAAGAAGCTGATGGCTGGTGTAGTGTTGACATAATACTGTTGAGGTAATTACCTCTATGAGTCTATGACTAATATACTCCTTGTGTAATTGAATCGACAGATTTGAACTAGGACTCGACAAGCCAGACCCAATGAGAGCGCTGCAGAGTGCAATGACAATAGCCTTTTCATACGTCTGTGGTGGACTGGTGCCTCTCCTTCCCTACATGCTCATTCCAGTTGCTACAAAGGCGGTGCTTGCATCTGTGGTGGTCACCATAGTGGCATTGCTGATCTTCGGCTTTGCAAAGGGTCACTTCACCGGAACTCAACCTTTCAAGAGCGCTTTCCAAACCGCCTTCATTGGAGCCATCGCATCCGCCGCAGCTTATTCCATTGCGAAACTCTTCCAATCCTACCACTAATTAATCACCCGTTTAATTATGTGTGCGCTTTATTAGACCAAAATTAAGTAGCTAGCTAGTTGGTTTTTACTAGTACTGGTTTCATGCTTGCTCGTTTGCTTCTACACCTTGGCTTTCTACGATATCAATCTTCTGCAATTAAGTGTACTAGCAAGTTCTGTTATGGGTTCTTGTTATAATGAATATTGGGGGTTCCTCCACCACCTAGTATGTTTTCTACATCTGtagatttatttttattagaagGACTATCAAATGGCCCAGAGAAGCCATATCACTTATTGATAATTAAGTGCCTTAATCAATTTTATATGATATGATTCGTGTCTATACAGAACACGAATTTGAACTACTGCAGCACACAGTGTCATAGTCTATGActcataaaatatattttattctttATAATCAAAGTAAATAAACATATGCAATACTCATACAGTCATACTATTTGTTTTGGTCTTTGTAATATTAAGCATACCAGCAGTCTAGTGCTATTGCTTGAAGGAGGTAATGTCTCACTTAATTGAATcacaaaagaagaaggaaaatgaaTTTCATTCCTAAAATTTTgtcttcacaaaaaaaaaatatatatatatatatatatatatatattaacataCTAAAAAAGAAAGAGTGGTGAAATTTGCCCTCCAATTTTTACAAACCACACTCCTTAGCTATTGAAATTCCTAATTTACCCTTAACTTCTATATCATCTTCCTCATTTTTGGACCATCCCAATTCTTCCCCAATGTTCCGTTTCCTCTCTACCTTATGCCTCAGCTTCATCATCTCAATAGTCATGAGTGTTAAGACTGAAGACGAACAGATTGGTGACATTGAAGGCCAACAAAGATAGCAAAAGCCGAGCTAGTACTTGTCGATCTGCTATTGTGGAAGAGTTCCATGGATACAAATGTTGGGGAACAATCATATATAACAGAAATCTCAGTAAGGATTGTAAGATACAGATTAattctcaataaataaaagttattcATAAACAACTATAAATATGTACGACTAGGATTGCCAGTGAGGTATCAATCCTAGTATACGAGTGCAGTAGTGTTTGAATCCTACTGTACGAGTGAAATCAAACTTACTGATATACTGATGAAACAAGTAATAAagcaaaatagaaaagaagattACTTACTTGATTTTCTGATTGAGGCATGCAAAATGCACTGGACTAAAGACATATTTCACCCCTGCCCTTGTGCTTGCAGTTCGGTGGGCGTCCATCTTGTAGAATACAACAATCGATGATCCAAAATTAAAGCACAATAATTTTGGACTCTAGCAAACCATAAATTATATTTTGCACTCTCTTGGCACGCAGAAGACTTGTAGAAGAAATGAGAAAGAAATTTGCTACTCTTGATATATTTGATCTATGCTGAAGGAGATATGACTATAGGTTTACATGGAAACCCAAGTGAACCAACATGTCTGTTCACTCATCTCCTTGAGAGACAAACTAATTCCTACAACCACCTATTGGAAATAAAGACATGTACCCTTTCAATTTGAAAGGTCATGATGaattatattttcattcatatttaaTTAGAATTTAAGATATAATTTCCAACAATCATACCCAAATAAAGCTACTAATATTGCACAACAAATCCCCACCATTGTGAAATAAGATGGAAGCATCTTGCTTTGTAGATTACCGAGCTAATGCCTCAGAAGAGTCTTGAACATGATGGTGTCACCGAGGAAGATGACCTTGAGACTAGCGCCGAACGCCCTGGAGAAGCTGGGTAGATGAGCCAGCTTCAGGTAGGTGGAGAGTACCGATGACTTGGGACCGTCCGATTTGGATTTTAAGGGTCTCCTGTGAGAAAATCACTCTGAAGGCTAGAAAACCCACAACTGGTAGAAATCGAGACAACCATACCTCAAATTTGTCTATGAAGATTCCAATTCCCAAAATTTTTAGGGATTTAGCATAGCAATGCATTGGATTGGTGGTAACCAAAGTACTCCAAATCTGAAAGAATCAAAACTTGGGTGTTTTTTAGATAAGATTTTCTACGCAATTGTCATAGCTTGTGTGTTTTTAAATGTGAAAGAACAAAGATTGCCTCCTCAAGCTGCATATATATATGCTATTGTGGCTTATGTTTCTTGAAGGTGGATGAAAAGAGTACAGCATCAGACACCACGAAGAGATGGGGAGTAGTTCATTATAAGGGGTAGTTATGGAAATAAAAGtattaaaatgaaaatgggagTGTAGTTTGCAAAAAaagagtgcaaatttcactccccaaaagaaaacatggagcatggattgtaaaatgaggagtgtgaatttcactccccaaaAACAAATATATGCAGTTATGCACTATATGTTTCTAAGAAACCAATTTCTTAAATGGATCAAAGCTAAATACTAAACATGAGGCAACCGATCTAACTTATTTGTCTTTCTATAATATTGGGTCATTTTTTATGTCAACATACTTATTAGTTTACAATTTTTCTAAGTTCATTCAAGAAAACAGTCAAAACGCAACTCTCATTTTCGGT belongs to Rosa chinensis cultivar Old Blush chromosome 4, RchiOBHm-V2, whole genome shotgun sequence and includes:
- the LOC112199955 gene encoding vacuolar iron transporter 1, which gives rise to MGSDHDNGYGDLEKQMLVLHEHEEKHFMSSEIVRDVILGVSDGLTVPFALAAGLSGADVSSSIILIAGIAEVAAGAISMGLGGYLAAKSEEDHYKKELKREQDEIIAVPDIEAAEVAEILSQYGVEACEYGPVVNALRRNPQAWLDFMMKFELGLDKPDPMRALQSAMTIAFSYVCGGLVPLLPYMLIPVATKAVLASVVVTIVALLIFGFAKGHFTGTQPFKSAFQTAFIGAIASAAAYSIAKLFQSYH